From one Bombus affinis isolate iyBomAffi1 chromosome 9, iyBomAffi1.2, whole genome shotgun sequence genomic stretch:
- the LOC126920442 gene encoding protein disabled isoform X3 → MCQAALADLKMAIRAAGEHKQRIAVQVSIDGLRLRDEKSGDCLYHHPVHKISFIAQDMSDSRAFGYIFGSPDTGHRFFGIKTDKAANQVVIAMRDLFQVVFELKKKEIELTKQHLEQNAINVIKFHTTGIFVEPTPDTKGAAGSESSLLRVRNANSEADKSTDKRNEPQSGVIRDLLDIQFELDSLQQGIHHMDKITPENPPPSADDLFETDPFGDSFANMKLEDTVRAILPPPPSSSKRGHLERQQTVPGTQSSITSSPATTLTSKTPPLQSTIQWFDKETENLFSDSELTSSAKNTPVKKELEETQAKSPQIDVFTELDPLGTGLIKPYVDKKDFFQHLKNPPKKVLKDLVSTNSADTFPTNFNVLSEPIESVKPRNDIVPKENQFEDTNFANFDRFDENEAIQSVFTRSDSSRKSDITPRTTHHQPLSVSLPPEDSSTSKSSGISTIPTSAGVSLLGRIDKDSTESTHGLVKLPSPVKTTRQKEFDIDITGSKLPSMDKPFPVDFSTVSDSPASPLKSCPSDANSRLSTSSAELELVPEPPPRGIANILINPPPLPPKKQGVRGVVKPPPRPPHTDTYFHYDFPEREPVATSDRNMSPSRDAKSQSDDNFSPPVQLSSKSDLISVMTTSAFEDSFSSMVPTTNLSSFFTSTSSSTTGPKKTKPSLDITLSQLTSANLDELASSLGMTVKELTSLTLQQLTECLATLSAKEAAASDSEEPVPIKQEQVSTVQAQPVSSMVQPKPFSEPQLFTKTNIDQETKQDATYDKYAVFRELLELEQMEKNEENVMKDFAEEEEVTKEEFELVSQQQETSEEIRSETLATLVNLTVKLPPSNEDLTKEEQIEVKSEDTTELSSSLTFEKIQSIELESKTEPVTEPEVSTDLLTKQEEEESDKTKAIIDIEERTEEPEPIDKPSESNEDSDKPEIKEITTEEGNGPLVEVNKVEVKSSVSISSDKYAALREIIGEPEPPVKQLDEDTPNSTRMSPVIQLPTQQKTSAEVELLNLFSDTPPPSSPKKQSKNEEDSSSMGMDIFEEIKMLSSSGHAPKTKSLIPEDIFCPFTELKPERDESKDDSSWTKFDTGLFVSDRPPSDCPPSISRTSPWSPDGKEFHREASFKGSMYQQSGDSDNEWKDEEESEESNGRVRDGRFRCSHYPRFDAPFGDRSFYEETGGPGSKRDRGFRDKMMEKPRDSAWIKNSGHRPRDSSPWHDESQWEKEPKHYPHRKMQYKDEEEHYESHWKCRSKPQRWNWPHEHGPFYDEERKRKMMLWKEDRFGSQESMGYDDDDRWSRRKYERRRWDEDARFWNRRSTGPPDSDYPSRESYYYYRESRERPHDYPSAWNEDYGSDRPGDDSPRYNQSGRKRHWPKRPNSANEGRNADMVYPESRGKFGTSRSECNDNDSDPYVRSSQRSRSRQSYWGSDQEYDSWADRPYWSEELDTKSESLHRKRIPRHKPRQPHTKTQSPFEDDFAQTVEHVDPSTVESLATAEPRIRSEGSDRKPSPQSPSFTTRYPKAPRRAMGMDEVYSKRSSYFEDDLPFAATGMGDSPDRQRLPSDQKATPEELPCESKDAHQTTDDFVSGDGSRDSFFNGHLRYDDDAFAFKSEMEDNVSEHRATTLPLKNHGRQGKYSAGSNNNNNNNKSRNDQHIRKSESVNIFVRENDPFGDDDFFD, encoded by the exons ATGTGCCAAGCAGCTTTGGCGGATCTGAAGATGGCGATTCGAGCTGCCGGTGAACACAAACAACGAATCGCCGTTCAGGTCAGCATCGATGGATTACGCTTGCGGGACGAGAAGTCTGGG GACTGTCTGTATCACCATCCTGTACATAAGATATCGTTCATCGCGCAGGACATGAGCGATTCGAGGGCTTTTGGATATATTTTTGGGTCACCAGACACGGGTCATCGTTTCTTTGGCATCAAGACAGATAAGGCAGCAAATCAA GTGGTAATCGCGATGCGAGACTTGTTTCAAGTGGTGTTCGAGTTAAAAAAGAAGGAGATCGAGCTAACGAAGCAGCACTTAGAGCAGAACGCTATAAacgttattaaatttcatacgaCTGGCATCTTTGTCGAACCTACCCCTGACACTAAA GGTGCAGCAGGATCAGAGTCCTCTCTTCTTCGGGTAAGGAATGCTAATTCGGAGGCGGATAAGTCAACTGATAAACGAAACGAGCCTCAAAGTGGCGTTATTAGGGATTTATTAGATATACAATTCGAATTGGACTCTCTGCAGCAAGGTATCCATCACATGGACAAAATTACCCCTGAAAATCCACCACCTTCCGCTGACGATCTCTTTGAAACCGATCCATTCGGTGATTCTTTCGCGAATATGAAG CTCGAAGATACTGTACGAGCAATTctaccaccaccaccatcatCCTCTAAAAGAGGCCACCTAGAGCGACAACAAACGGTTCCAGGCACCCAATCGTCGATCACGTCGAGTCCAGCGACCACTCTGACTAGCAAGACCCCTCCACTTCAAAGTACAATTCAGTGGTTCGACAAAGAAACCGAGAATCTCTTTAGTGACAGTGAGCTCACCAGCTCGGCTAAAAATACACCAGTTAAAAAGGAACTGGAAGag ACCCAAGCCAAGAGCCCACAAATAGACGTGTTCACGGAGTTGGACCCGCTAGGAACTGGTTTAATAAAACCTTACGTAGACAAGAAGGACTTCTTCCAGCACCTGAAGAATCCTCCCAAGAAGGTGCTAAAAGATTTAGTGTCTACTAATTCGGCAGACACGTTCCCAACGAACTTTAACGTCCTCTCAGAACCCATAGAGTCAGTGAAACCACGAAACGACATAGTTCCCAAAGAAAATCAATTTGAGGACACAAACTTTGCGAATTTCGATCGATTCGACGAAAATGAGGCGATTCAATCAGTTTTCACGCGCAGTGATTCGTCCAGAAAATCGGATATAACGCCTAGAACGACTCATCATCAACCTCTTTCTGTGTCTTTGCCTCCTGAAGATTCTTCTACCTCGAAATCCTCTGGAATCTCGACTATTCCCACTTCCGCAGGAGTTTCTTTGCTCGGTAGAATAGACAAAGACTCCACAGAATCCACGCATGGCTTGGTAAAGCTTCCCAGTCCCGTAAAAACTACGCGCCAGAAAGAATTTGACATTGATATCACCGGCAGCAAACTACCATCTATGGACAAACCATTCCCAGTAGATTTCTCGACAGTCAGCGATTCACCAGCATCTCCACTAAAGTCTTGTCCCTCCGACGCCAACTCCAGACTATCCACTTCGTCCGCGGAATTGGAACTCGTACCTGAACCTCCACCTCGAGGAATTGCTAACATTCTAATCAACCCTCCTCCTCTGCCACCGAAGAAGCAGGGCGTCAGGGGTGTTGTAAAGCCTCCTCCAAGGCCGCCGCACACAGATACATACTTCCACTACGACTTCCCTGAAAGAGAGCCTGTGGCGACAAGCGACAGGAACATGAGTCCGTCGAGGGACGCGAAGAGTCAGTCAGATGACAATTTCAGTCCGCCCGTTCAGTTGTCTAGCAAATCGGATTTGATAAGCGTGATGACCACGTCGGCGTTCGAGGACTCGTTTAGTTCTATGGTGCCCACCACGAATTTGTCCTCGTTTTTCACTTCCACTTCCAGTTCGACGACTGGACCCAAAAAGACGAAACCTTCGTTGGATATCACTCTAAGCCAATTAACGTCTGCCAATTTAGATGAATTGGCGAGCAGTTTAGGGATGACTGTAAAGGAGTTGACTAGTCTAACTCTTCAACAGTTGACCGAGTGCTTGGCCACTCTCTCAGCCAAGGAAGCTGCTGCTAGCGATAGCGAGGAACCAGTTCCTATAAAGCAAGAGCAAGTCAGTACTGTGCAAGCACAACCTGTATCTAGCATGGTGCAACCGAAGCCATTCAGCGAGCCCCAACTTTTTACTAAAACGAACATTGACCAGGAGACTAAGCAGGATGCTACTTACGATAAGTACGCTGTTTTTAGAGAATTGTTGGAGCTGGAACAAATGGAGAAGAACGAAGAGAACGTCATGAAAGATTTCGCGGAGGAAGAGGAAGTGACAAAAGAGGAGTTTGAATTAGTTAGTCAGCAACAAGAAACCAGCGAAGAGATCAGATCAGAAACTTTGGCTACTCTGGTGAACCTAACGGTGAAACTTCCGCCTAGTAACGAGGATCTGACAAAGGAAGAACAAATTGAGGTAAAGTCTGAAGACACAACTGAACTTTCTTCAAGTTTGACATTTGAAAAGATTCAGTCAATTGAACTAGAAAGTAAAACAGAACCAGTGACAGAGCCTGAAGTATCGACAGATTTATTGACGAAACAAGAAGAAGAGGAATCTGACAAAACGAAAGCTATAATCGACATTGAGGAAAGAACAGAAGAACCCGAGCCTATTGACAAACCTAGCGAATCCAACGAGGATTCTGATAAAccagaaataaaagaaataactaCAGAAGAGGGTAATGGGCCCTTGGTTGAAGTAAATAAAGTTGAGGTAAAGTCTTCTGTATCTATATCCAGCGACAAATACGCGGCTTTACGTGAAATTATAGGCGAACCAGAACCACCAGTCAAACAACTTGATGAAGATACACCGAATTCCACTAGAATGTCTCCTGTGATTCAATTACCGACCCAGCAAAAGACTTCAGCCGAAGTGGAGTTGCTAAATCTATTTTCTGATACGCCACCACCTTCCAGTCCTAAAAAGCAGTCTAAAAATGAGGAAGACTCGAGTTCTATGGGGATGGATATTTTTGAAGAGATTAAAATGTTAAGCAGCAGTGGACACGCACCAAAAACCAAGTCTCTAATTCCTGAAGATATCTTCTGCCCATTTACAGAATTAAAACCAGAAAGAGATGAGAGTAAAGACGATAGCAGTTGGACGAAGTTCGATACAGGTCTCTTCGTTTCAGATAGGCCCCCTTCTGACTGTCCTCCGTCGATTAGTAGAACTTCGCCGTGGTCTCCTGATGGAAAAGAGTTCCATAGAGAAGCGTCTTTTAAAGGAAGCATGTACCAACAATCAGGCGACAGTGACAACGAGTGGAAAGACGAGGAAGAGAGCGAGGAGAGCAACGGAAGGGTACGAGATGGCAGATTTAGATGTAGCCACTATCCAAGATTCGATGCTCCTTTCGGCGATAGGAGCTTCTATGAGGAAACGGGTGGTCCGGGGAGCAAACGAGACAGAGGCTTCCGGGATAAGATGATGGAGAAGCCTCGCGATTCTGCGTGGATCAAGAATTCCGGACACAGGCCTCGTGACTCTTCTCCGTGGCACGATGAGAGTCAATGGGAGAAAGAGCCCAAGCATTATCCTCATAGAAAGATGCAGTATAAGGACGAAGAAGAACACTATGAGAGTCACTGGAAATGCAGATCGAAGCCTCAACGTTGGAACTGGCCACACGAGCATGGACCCTTTTATGAcgaggaaagaaaaaggaaaatgatGCTGTGGAAGGAAGATAGATTTGGTAGTCAAGAAAGTATGGGATACGACGATGACGATAGGTGGTCTAGAAGGAAATATGAGAGAAGACGATGGGATGAGGATGCCAGATTTTGGAATAGGAGATCAACGGGTCCACCAGATTCTGACTATCCTAGTAGAGAAAGTTACTATTACTATAGAGAAAGCAGGGAACGACCACACGATTATCCTTCAGCTTGGAACGAAGACTATGGCTCCGATAGACCAGGAGACGATTCCCCAAGGTATAATCAATCAGGTAGAAAGCGACATTGGCCGAAGAGGCCAAATAGTGCAAACGAGGGACGCAACGCTGACATGGTCTACCCTGAATCCCGAGGAAAATTCGGCACCTCCAGGTCTGAGTGCAATGATAATGACTCTGATCCATATGTAAGATCTTCGCAACGTTCCAGGAGTCGTCAAAGTTATTGGGGTAGCGATCAGGAGTATGACAGTTGGGCGGATAGACCTTATTGGTCCGAGGAACTAGATACCAAGAGTGAGAGTCTTCATCGAAAGAGAATACCCAGGCACAAACCTCGCCAGCCTCACACAAAGACCCAGAGTCCATTTGAGGACGACTTTGCCCAAACTGTAGAACACGTGGACCCCTCTACCGTTGAATCTCTGGCTACAGCGGAGCCACGAATTCGTTCTGAGGGCAGTGATCGGAAACCATCACCACAGAGTCCTTCGTTTACCACGAGGTATCCGAAAGCTCCTAGGAGAGCGATGGGTATGGATGAGGTCTACAGCAAAAGATCTAGTTACTTCGAAGATGATTTACCCTTCGCTGCTACTGGTATGGGCGATTCACCCGATAGACAAAGGCTTCCTTCTGACCAAAAAGCTACGCCTGAAGAGCTTCCCTGCGAATCCAAGGATGCTCATCAGACGACTGATGATTTTGTATCAGGGGACGGCAGCCGTGATTCTTTCTTCAATGGGCACCTGAGATACGACGACGACGCGTTCGCTTTTAAGTCAGAAATGGAAGACAACGTCTCTGAACACAGAGCGACCACTTTACCTTTGAAGAATCATGGTCGACAAGGAAAGTACTCTGCTggaagtaataataataataataacaataagtcGAGGAACGATCAGCATATTAGGAAGTCAGAATCGGTGAATATATTTGTCAGGGAGAACGATCCGTTCGGGGATGACGATTTCTTCGATTGA
- the LOC126920442 gene encoding protein disabled isoform X4, translating into MDARTARHYIVTGTDIAFEKQQKNKVVIAMRDLFQVVFELKKKEIELTKQHLEQNAINVIKFHTTGIFVEPTPDTKGAAGSESSLLRVRNANSEADKSTDKRNEPQSGVIRDLLDIQFELDSLQQGIHHMDKITPENPPPSADDLFETDPFGDSFANMKLEDTVRAILPPPPSSSKRGHLERQQTVPGTQSSITSSPATTLTSKTPPLQSTIQWFDKETENLFSDSELTSSAKNTPVKKELEETQAKSPQIDVFTELDPLGTGLIKPYVDKKDFFQHLKNPPKKVLKDLVSTNSADTFPTNFNVLSEPIESVKPRNDIVPKENQFEDTNFANFDRFDENEAIQSVFTRSDSSRKSDITPRTTHHQPLSVSLPPEDSSTSKSSGISTIPTSAGVSLLGRIDKDSTESTHGLVKLPSPVKTTRQKEFDIDITGSKLPSMDKPFPVDFSTVSDSPASPLKSCPSDANSRLSTSSAELELVPEPPPRGIANILINPPPLPPKKQGVRGVVKPPPRPPHTDTYFHYDFPEREPVATSDRNMSPSRDAKSQSDDNFSPPVQLSSKSDLISVMTTSAFEDSFSSMVPTTNLSSFFTSTSSSTTGPKKTKPSLDITLSQLTSANLDELASSLGMTVKELTSLTLQQLTECLATLSAKEAAASDSEEPVPIKQEQVSTVQAQPVSSMVQPKPFSEPQLFTKTNIDQETKQDATYDKYAVFRELLELEQMEKNEENVMKDFAEEEEVTKEEFELVSQQQETSEEIRSETLATLVNLTVKLPPSNEDLTKEEQIEVKSEDTTELSSSLTFEKIQSIELESKTEPVTEPEVSTDLLTKQEEEESDKTKAIIDIEERTEEPEPIDKPSESNEDSDKPEIKEITTEEGNGPLVEVNKVEVKSSVSISSDKYAALREIIGEPEPPVKQLDEDTPNSTRMSPVIQLPTQQKTSAEVELLNLFSDTPPPSSPKKQSKNEEDSSSMGMDIFEEIKMLSSSGHAPKTKSLIPEDIFCPFTELKPERDESKDDSSWTKFDTGLFVSDRPPSDCPPSISRTSPWSPDGKEFHREASFKGSMYQQSGDSDNEWKDEEESEESNGRVRDGRFRCSHYPRFDAPFGDRSFYEETGGPGSKRDRGFRDKMMEKPRDSAWIKNSGHRPRDSSPWHDESQWEKEPKHYPHRKMQYKDEEEHYESHWKCRSKPQRWNWPHEHGPFYDEERKRKMMLWKEDRFGSQESMGYDDDDRWSRRKYERRRWDEDARFWNRRSTGPPDSDYPSRESYYYYRESRERPHDYPSAWNEDYGSDRPGDDSPRYNQSGRKRHWPKRPNSANEGRNADMVYPESRGKFGTSRSECNDNDSDPYVRSSQRSRSRQSYWGSDQEYDSWADRPYWSEELDTKSESLHRKRIPRHKPRQPHTKTQSPFEDDFAQTVEHVDPSTVESLATAEPRIRSEGSDRKPSPQSPSFTTRYPKAPRRAMGMDEVYSKRSSYFEDDLPFAATGMGDSPDRQRLPSDQKATPEELPCESKDAHQTTDDFVSGDGSRDSFFNGHLRYDDDAFAFKSEMEDNVSEHRATTLPLKNHGRQGKYSAGSNNNNNNNKSRNDQHIRKSESVNIFVRENDPFGDDDFFD; encoded by the exons ATGGACGCAAGAACAGCCCGGCATTATATCGTCACCGGCACGGATATTGCCTTTGAGAAACAACAAAAGAACAAG GTGGTAATCGCGATGCGAGACTTGTTTCAAGTGGTGTTCGAGTTAAAAAAGAAGGAGATCGAGCTAACGAAGCAGCACTTAGAGCAGAACGCTATAAacgttattaaatttcatacgaCTGGCATCTTTGTCGAACCTACCCCTGACACTAAA GGTGCAGCAGGATCAGAGTCCTCTCTTCTTCGGGTAAGGAATGCTAATTCGGAGGCGGATAAGTCAACTGATAAACGAAACGAGCCTCAAAGTGGCGTTATTAGGGATTTATTAGATATACAATTCGAATTGGACTCTCTGCAGCAAGGTATCCATCACATGGACAAAATTACCCCTGAAAATCCACCACCTTCCGCTGACGATCTCTTTGAAACCGATCCATTCGGTGATTCTTTCGCGAATATGAAG CTCGAAGATACTGTACGAGCAATTctaccaccaccaccatcatCCTCTAAAAGAGGCCACCTAGAGCGACAACAAACGGTTCCAGGCACCCAATCGTCGATCACGTCGAGTCCAGCGACCACTCTGACTAGCAAGACCCCTCCACTTCAAAGTACAATTCAGTGGTTCGACAAAGAAACCGAGAATCTCTTTAGTGACAGTGAGCTCACCAGCTCGGCTAAAAATACACCAGTTAAAAAGGAACTGGAAGag ACCCAAGCCAAGAGCCCACAAATAGACGTGTTCACGGAGTTGGACCCGCTAGGAACTGGTTTAATAAAACCTTACGTAGACAAGAAGGACTTCTTCCAGCACCTGAAGAATCCTCCCAAGAAGGTGCTAAAAGATTTAGTGTCTACTAATTCGGCAGACACGTTCCCAACGAACTTTAACGTCCTCTCAGAACCCATAGAGTCAGTGAAACCACGAAACGACATAGTTCCCAAAGAAAATCAATTTGAGGACACAAACTTTGCGAATTTCGATCGATTCGACGAAAATGAGGCGATTCAATCAGTTTTCACGCGCAGTGATTCGTCCAGAAAATCGGATATAACGCCTAGAACGACTCATCATCAACCTCTTTCTGTGTCTTTGCCTCCTGAAGATTCTTCTACCTCGAAATCCTCTGGAATCTCGACTATTCCCACTTCCGCAGGAGTTTCTTTGCTCGGTAGAATAGACAAAGACTCCACAGAATCCACGCATGGCTTGGTAAAGCTTCCCAGTCCCGTAAAAACTACGCGCCAGAAAGAATTTGACATTGATATCACCGGCAGCAAACTACCATCTATGGACAAACCATTCCCAGTAGATTTCTCGACAGTCAGCGATTCACCAGCATCTCCACTAAAGTCTTGTCCCTCCGACGCCAACTCCAGACTATCCACTTCGTCCGCGGAATTGGAACTCGTACCTGAACCTCCACCTCGAGGAATTGCTAACATTCTAATCAACCCTCCTCCTCTGCCACCGAAGAAGCAGGGCGTCAGGGGTGTTGTAAAGCCTCCTCCAAGGCCGCCGCACACAGATACATACTTCCACTACGACTTCCCTGAAAGAGAGCCTGTGGCGACAAGCGACAGGAACATGAGTCCGTCGAGGGACGCGAAGAGTCAGTCAGATGACAATTTCAGTCCGCCCGTTCAGTTGTCTAGCAAATCGGATTTGATAAGCGTGATGACCACGTCGGCGTTCGAGGACTCGTTTAGTTCTATGGTGCCCACCACGAATTTGTCCTCGTTTTTCACTTCCACTTCCAGTTCGACGACTGGACCCAAAAAGACGAAACCTTCGTTGGATATCACTCTAAGCCAATTAACGTCTGCCAATTTAGATGAATTGGCGAGCAGTTTAGGGATGACTGTAAAGGAGTTGACTAGTCTAACTCTTCAACAGTTGACCGAGTGCTTGGCCACTCTCTCAGCCAAGGAAGCTGCTGCTAGCGATAGCGAGGAACCAGTTCCTATAAAGCAAGAGCAAGTCAGTACTGTGCAAGCACAACCTGTATCTAGCATGGTGCAACCGAAGCCATTCAGCGAGCCCCAACTTTTTACTAAAACGAACATTGACCAGGAGACTAAGCAGGATGCTACTTACGATAAGTACGCTGTTTTTAGAGAATTGTTGGAGCTGGAACAAATGGAGAAGAACGAAGAGAACGTCATGAAAGATTTCGCGGAGGAAGAGGAAGTGACAAAAGAGGAGTTTGAATTAGTTAGTCAGCAACAAGAAACCAGCGAAGAGATCAGATCAGAAACTTTGGCTACTCTGGTGAACCTAACGGTGAAACTTCCGCCTAGTAACGAGGATCTGACAAAGGAAGAACAAATTGAGGTAAAGTCTGAAGACACAACTGAACTTTCTTCAAGTTTGACATTTGAAAAGATTCAGTCAATTGAACTAGAAAGTAAAACAGAACCAGTGACAGAGCCTGAAGTATCGACAGATTTATTGACGAAACAAGAAGAAGAGGAATCTGACAAAACGAAAGCTATAATCGACATTGAGGAAAGAACAGAAGAACCCGAGCCTATTGACAAACCTAGCGAATCCAACGAGGATTCTGATAAAccagaaataaaagaaataactaCAGAAGAGGGTAATGGGCCCTTGGTTGAAGTAAATAAAGTTGAGGTAAAGTCTTCTGTATCTATATCCAGCGACAAATACGCGGCTTTACGTGAAATTATAGGCGAACCAGAACCACCAGTCAAACAACTTGATGAAGATACACCGAATTCCACTAGAATGTCTCCTGTGATTCAATTACCGACCCAGCAAAAGACTTCAGCCGAAGTGGAGTTGCTAAATCTATTTTCTGATACGCCACCACCTTCCAGTCCTAAAAAGCAGTCTAAAAATGAGGAAGACTCGAGTTCTATGGGGATGGATATTTTTGAAGAGATTAAAATGTTAAGCAGCAGTGGACACGCACCAAAAACCAAGTCTCTAATTCCTGAAGATATCTTCTGCCCATTTACAGAATTAAAACCAGAAAGAGATGAGAGTAAAGACGATAGCAGTTGGACGAAGTTCGATACAGGTCTCTTCGTTTCAGATAGGCCCCCTTCTGACTGTCCTCCGTCGATTAGTAGAACTTCGCCGTGGTCTCCTGATGGAAAAGAGTTCCATAGAGAAGCGTCTTTTAAAGGAAGCATGTACCAACAATCAGGCGACAGTGACAACGAGTGGAAAGACGAGGAAGAGAGCGAGGAGAGCAACGGAAGGGTACGAGATGGCAGATTTAGATGTAGCCACTATCCAAGATTCGATGCTCCTTTCGGCGATAGGAGCTTCTATGAGGAAACGGGTGGTCCGGGGAGCAAACGAGACAGAGGCTTCCGGGATAAGATGATGGAGAAGCCTCGCGATTCTGCGTGGATCAAGAATTCCGGACACAGGCCTCGTGACTCTTCTCCGTGGCACGATGAGAGTCAATGGGAGAAAGAGCCCAAGCATTATCCTCATAGAAAGATGCAGTATAAGGACGAAGAAGAACACTATGAGAGTCACTGGAAATGCAGATCGAAGCCTCAACGTTGGAACTGGCCACACGAGCATGGACCCTTTTATGAcgaggaaagaaaaaggaaaatgatGCTGTGGAAGGAAGATAGATTTGGTAGTCAAGAAAGTATGGGATACGACGATGACGATAGGTGGTCTAGAAGGAAATATGAGAGAAGACGATGGGATGAGGATGCCAGATTTTGGAATAGGAGATCAACGGGTCCACCAGATTCTGACTATCCTAGTAGAGAAAGTTACTATTACTATAGAGAAAGCAGGGAACGACCACACGATTATCCTTCAGCTTGGAACGAAGACTATGGCTCCGATAGACCAGGAGACGATTCCCCAAGGTATAATCAATCAGGTAGAAAGCGACATTGGCCGAAGAGGCCAAATAGTGCAAACGAGGGACGCAACGCTGACATGGTCTACCCTGAATCCCGAGGAAAATTCGGCACCTCCAGGTCTGAGTGCAATGATAATGACTCTGATCCATATGTAAGATCTTCGCAACGTTCCAGGAGTCGTCAAAGTTATTGGGGTAGCGATCAGGAGTATGACAGTTGGGCGGATAGACCTTATTGGTCCGAGGAACTAGATACCAAGAGTGAGAGTCTTCATCGAAAGAGAATACCCAGGCACAAACCTCGCCAGCCTCACACAAAGACCCAGAGTCCATTTGAGGACGACTTTGCCCAAACTGTAGAACACGTGGACCCCTCTACCGTTGAATCTCTGGCTACAGCGGAGCCACGAATTCGTTCTGAGGGCAGTGATCGGAAACCATCACCACAGAGTCCTTCGTTTACCACGAGGTATCCGAAAGCTCCTAGGAGAGCGATGGGTATGGATGAGGTCTACAGCAAAAGATCTAGTTACTTCGAAGATGATTTACCCTTCGCTGCTACTGGTATGGGCGATTCACCCGATAGACAAAGGCTTCCTTCTGACCAAAAAGCTACGCCTGAAGAGCTTCCCTGCGAATCCAAGGATGCTCATCAGACGACTGATGATTTTGTATCAGGGGACGGCAGCCGTGATTCTTTCTTCAATGGGCACCTGAGATACGACGACGACGCGTTCGCTTTTAAGTCAGAAATGGAAGACAACGTCTCTGAACACAGAGCGACCACTTTACCTTTGAAGAATCATGGTCGACAAGGAAAGTACTCTGCTggaagtaataataataataataacaataagtcGAGGAACGATCAGCATATTAGGAAGTCAGAATCGGTGAATATATTTGTCAGGGAGAACGATCCGTTCGGGGATGACGATTTCTTCGATTGA